A single genomic interval of Aureliella helgolandensis harbors:
- a CDS encoding efflux RND transporter periplasmic adaptor subunit, whose amino-acid sequence MQPNDTPLSQETGDSDMAGNQKQPAGEKSPVDVKETDNVGESVAEGPVLETTRVPSSTTPETASPESPPPAGAVSSVVAESRLGGWTWLLHFGLKSAILVAVGAILLTMVGVAQRTGWITEGGFLGSNGSSQSGASEGQDEGKRYICPMMCTPPSTEPGRCPVCGMELVESTASNNGDGISVTIEASARRLVGIQTAQSKLGDMTRTIRTIGSIDFDESRLSTISAYTDGRLEKMYADYVGVKVSEGDDLALLYSPQLYTAQTEYVTSLESHASSRFNIGNGDMTAMARENLSELGMTQEQITLLNESRLPQSRIRIKSPQSGTVIEKSAVEGDYVKTGQKLMRIADLSSVWLMLDLFPDDAINVRFGQQVEAEIQSMPGEVFTGRVAFIDPTVSKRTRTIGVRVEVLNFDGKLRPGDYATAKITVPAIPGKLVYDPALSGKYISPMHPQVIRDGPGSCPLCGMDLISTQQLGYATEPQPQQRVVTVPRDAVLLTGDIGVIYVETEPGRFEIRRVHVGPMNETEAVIVEGLAAGETVATGGNFLIDSQMQLAGNPSLLDPSRAPSYAPGPLELHASHPLILTEKAGQEFDRAFDAYFEIQAALATDLAPPPVALNTLLDALSALELSAQVPDEVQKEIAKARRSAVRMAGTLESARVAFRSVSHALLRAAVDARGPKSALSLTHYYCPMVPGGGGDWMQPGGEIANPYWGSAMQDCGELVRQMGSVEGAAPHEHPEVELWTEDVNEGDLSGGLLQ is encoded by the coding sequence ATGCAGCCCAACGATACTCCCTTATCCCAGGAAACAGGCGACTCAGACATGGCCGGAAACCAGAAACAACCCGCCGGCGAGAAATCACCGGTCGATGTGAAAGAGACGGATAATGTGGGAGAGTCTGTGGCGGAAGGCCCGGTGTTGGAGACAACGCGTGTGCCATCGTCCACCACGCCGGAAACAGCCTCGCCGGAATCGCCACCTCCGGCAGGAGCGGTATCTAGCGTGGTCGCCGAATCGCGGTTGGGCGGCTGGACGTGGTTGCTTCATTTCGGTTTAAAGTCGGCAATCCTCGTGGCGGTTGGAGCAATCTTGCTGACCATGGTAGGTGTTGCGCAACGTACGGGCTGGATTACCGAAGGGGGATTCTTGGGTAGCAACGGCTCGTCGCAGAGCGGGGCAAGCGAAGGTCAGGACGAAGGTAAACGGTACATCTGCCCCATGATGTGTACACCACCTTCGACAGAACCGGGACGCTGCCCAGTGTGTGGGATGGAATTGGTCGAATCCACGGCGAGTAATAATGGGGACGGAATCTCGGTAACCATCGAAGCCTCGGCGCGTCGCTTGGTTGGCATTCAAACGGCTCAGTCCAAGTTGGGCGATATGACGCGCACCATTCGCACGATTGGTTCGATCGACTTTGACGAAAGTCGTCTCTCCACAATTTCGGCCTACACCGACGGGAGGCTCGAAAAAATGTACGCCGACTATGTGGGAGTGAAAGTTTCCGAGGGAGACGATTTGGCATTGCTCTATAGTCCCCAGCTCTACACCGCGCAAACGGAATACGTGACCAGTTTGGAAAGTCACGCATCGAGTCGTTTCAATATTGGCAACGGTGACATGACAGCAATGGCGCGTGAAAACCTGAGCGAGTTGGGAATGACTCAGGAGCAAATCACGTTGCTCAACGAGAGTCGTCTGCCGCAGTCACGCATTCGCATCAAATCGCCTCAGAGCGGTACGGTTATCGAAAAATCCGCCGTTGAGGGCGACTATGTGAAGACGGGGCAAAAGTTGATGCGCATCGCAGACCTCAGCTCGGTATGGTTGATGCTGGACTTATTCCCAGACGATGCGATAAACGTTCGCTTTGGACAGCAAGTTGAAGCCGAGATTCAGTCGATGCCTGGCGAGGTATTTACTGGGCGAGTTGCGTTCATTGATCCTACGGTCAGCAAACGCACCCGCACCATAGGAGTCCGAGTCGAAGTCTTGAACTTCGATGGAAAGCTGCGACCAGGCGACTATGCAACCGCCAAGATCACGGTGCCCGCGATTCCCGGTAAGCTGGTCTACGACCCAGCCTTGTCGGGCAAATACATCAGCCCCATGCATCCACAGGTGATTCGCGATGGACCAGGAAGCTGCCCGCTATGCGGCATGGATTTGATCTCAACCCAGCAGCTTGGCTATGCGACTGAACCGCAACCCCAACAGCGCGTGGTCACAGTGCCTCGCGATGCGGTTCTATTGACCGGTGACATCGGGGTGATCTACGTCGAAACGGAACCGGGACGCTTTGAGATTCGCCGCGTCCATGTTGGTCCGATGAATGAAACCGAAGCGGTGATCGTCGAGGGTTTGGCAGCGGGCGAGACCGTGGCCACGGGGGGAAACTTCCTGATCGATTCTCAAATGCAGTTGGCTGGTAACCCATCGCTCTTGGATCCGAGCAGAGCACCGAGCTACGCACCTGGGCCGCTCGAACTGCATGCAAGCCACCCCTTGATCTTGACTGAAAAGGCGGGGCAGGAGTTCGATCGCGCCTTCGACGCCTACTTTGAGATCCAAGCCGCGTTGGCTACCGATTTAGCCCCACCGCCGGTCGCACTCAATACTCTCCTGGACGCGCTCTCTGCGTTGGAATTGTCTGCACAAGTGCCGGACGAGGTCCAAAAGGAGATTGCCAAAGCGCGACGTTCCGCCGTACGGATGGCTGGCACGCTCGAATCAGCTCGAGTTGCATTTCGCAGTGTTAGCCATGCCTTGCTCCGCGCCGCAGTAGACGCGCGGGGCCCCAAGTCCGCTCTCTCACTGACACACTACTACTGCCCAATGGTGCCTGGCGGGGGTGGAGACTGGATGCAGCCGGGCGGCGAAATCGCAAATCCCTACTGGGGCAGCGCGATGCAGGATTGTGGTGAATTGGTGAGGCAGATGGGCAGCGTCGAGGGCGCAGCTCCCCACGAGCACCCCGAAGTGGAGTTGTGGACCGAGGATGTGAATGAAGGGGATTTGAGCGGAGGGTTGCTTCAATGA
- a CDS encoding TolC family protein, producing the protein MQNQQINERVGRQRWRFLAALLTVLSAGGCATAPDSIRLNHSQKTILPPSSEGRNWERPPDASEVSNQSVTAVGYHQELVVDAALPLMVGTQQPVDYFVSLALSGHPKLRAAQQRVAAATNVAPQVSALPDPVFNNTFWPIHDQALQTAGGRVSHQFGLSQGVPWPEKRRTRAAIANQEAQMAQAEVDRIEREITEAVRLAYYEVWYATRAIAILEETRELIDDLTQVAEARYRSGGTQQDVLRAQLEADRLEDQTITLRKQKQQAQADLATLLQQPTTLMPEASEELGITNTPEHLDELLALAEQCSPELRAIAWEIQRDRQKQKLADLQQFPDLQIGLNYSIISDNSSAISPVANGHDNIGITLGTTLPIWRDKINAGVREAAHRTSSSTERLEAERDAIRGKLRRLVVQADALIQQQDIYKQRIIPRTEDTLKLSIADYRGKRTDFFTLIETYRELLMLETQLARFEATLAGTLAQIERTVGCQAL; encoded by the coding sequence ATGCAAAACCAGCAAATAAACGAGCGAGTTGGCCGCCAGCGGTGGAGGTTTTTAGCGGCCCTTCTGACGGTTCTCTCCGCAGGCGGATGTGCTACGGCTCCCGATTCAATACGGCTAAATCACTCGCAAAAAACTATCCTTCCCCCCAGTAGTGAGGGCCGCAATTGGGAACGTCCTCCGGATGCATCTGAGGTGTCCAACCAGTCGGTGACGGCGGTCGGTTACCACCAGGAACTCGTTGTCGATGCAGCGCTTCCGTTGATGGTCGGGACCCAGCAGCCTGTGGATTACTTTGTGTCGCTGGCTTTAAGCGGGCATCCCAAGCTTCGCGCTGCACAACAACGCGTGGCTGCAGCTACCAATGTAGCGCCCCAGGTCAGCGCTTTGCCAGATCCCGTCTTCAACAACACCTTTTGGCCGATCCACGACCAGGCATTGCAGACTGCGGGGGGGCGCGTTAGCCACCAGTTTGGATTGTCTCAAGGGGTACCGTGGCCCGAGAAGAGGAGAACCCGGGCAGCCATCGCCAACCAAGAGGCTCAAATGGCACAGGCCGAGGTTGACCGCATCGAGCGCGAAATCACCGAAGCAGTCCGACTGGCGTACTATGAAGTTTGGTACGCAACTCGTGCCATCGCGATCCTTGAGGAGACGCGAGAGCTGATCGACGATTTGACCCAGGTGGCAGAAGCACGTTATCGAAGTGGCGGAACGCAACAGGATGTCTTGCGAGCTCAGTTGGAAGCCGATCGACTGGAGGATCAGACGATCACGCTGCGAAAGCAAAAGCAGCAAGCTCAGGCCGATCTTGCTACGCTGCTGCAGCAACCCACTACCTTAATGCCTGAAGCGAGTGAAGAGCTCGGGATAACGAATACTCCCGAGCACCTCGACGAACTCCTGGCCTTAGCTGAGCAATGCAGCCCCGAGTTACGCGCTATCGCTTGGGAGATCCAACGCGATCGCCAGAAACAAAAACTGGCCGACTTGCAGCAATTCCCCGATCTTCAAATCGGACTGAACTATTCGATTATCAGTGACAACAGTAGCGCCATCAGCCCTGTCGCCAACGGGCACGACAACATCGGAATCACCTTGGGAACCACTCTGCCAATCTGGCGCGATAAAATTAACGCCGGTGTCCGGGAAGCCGCTCATCGCACCAGCAGTTCTACCGAACGATTGGAGGCCGAACGGGATGCGATTCGAGGCAAGCTGCGACGCTTAGTCGTACAAGCCGATGCACTGATCCAACAACAAGATATCTACAAGCAGCGCATTATTCCTCGCACCGAAGACACCCTTAAGCTCTCGATTGCCGATTACCGCGGGAAACGCACCGACTTTTTCACCCTGATTGAGACCTACCGTGAACTGCTCATGCTAGAGACGCAGTTGGCGCGCTTTGAAGCCACGCTGGCCGGCACCCTGGCCCAGATAGAGCGAACCGTTGGTTGCCAAGCACTGTAA
- a CDS encoding RNA polymerase sigma factor: MVASGRPSHDRADESQGSKETGGVTHIGKANSSAQSPHQLSSEATRQLVTASIAGDRSAMQRLYEQCSPQVYGLMLRMVGPQDADDLTQHVFLQMFRKLEQYHGRSKLETWLYRLASNEALQHLRRRKRHATISLDWEPESTEDRENTSHEISRLLEAALARLDSELRLVFLLKEAQGLSYREIAEAVGIPEGTVGSRLNRARKELRDGLRKLADE, translated from the coding sequence ATGGTGGCGTCAGGCCGCCCAAGCCACGATCGGGCGGATGAATCGCAAGGTAGCAAAGAGACCGGCGGAGTGACTCACATCGGCAAAGCAAACTCGTCAGCCCAGTCTCCCCATCAACTGTCCAGCGAGGCGACGAGGCAACTGGTTACAGCGAGCATTGCCGGTGATCGCTCAGCGATGCAGAGGCTCTACGAGCAATGCAGTCCGCAAGTCTATGGGCTGATGCTCCGCATGGTCGGACCACAGGATGCGGACGACTTAACGCAGCATGTTTTTCTGCAGATGTTTCGGAAGTTGGAGCAGTACCATGGACGCTCGAAACTCGAAACTTGGCTTTACCGACTCGCGTCTAACGAAGCACTACAACATCTGCGTCGACGCAAGCGGCATGCGACCATTTCACTGGACTGGGAGCCGGAGTCCACTGAGGACCGTGAGAACACCTCCCACGAGATATCGCGTTTGCTTGAGGCGGCGTTAGCTCGTCTCGACTCCGAACTACGGTTGGTGTTCTTGCTCAAGGAAGCGCAAGGTCTATCGTATCGCGAGATCGCAGAAGCGGTCGGTATTCCCGAAGGAACAGTCGGCTCACGACTGAACCGTGCACGCAAGGAACTTCGCGACGGGTTGCGAAAGCTCGCCGATGAGTAG
- a CDS encoding AraC family transcriptional regulator, with protein MANKCYNLAMLHTDFQAQFIDQLADALVIRTIFEHLPEISFFVKDCQGRIVTVSDSVLERLGMKHESEFVGRTDAEFYPAHLVAAYLADDAWVFRTGKPLVNRLEIWLDEKGRPDWSLTTKVPLLGKNGKVIGLMGVSRRDLNQTVVDPNSVGTQAVAYLRQNRNRVSTTEELAKGICVSQRTLNRKVNQELGISPYELILRIRVQAAAESLLKIGESISSIALAHGFCDQSHFTQQFRKRVGMTPRQFRVAHRVPENRHS; from the coding sequence GTGGCCAATAAATGTTACAATCTGGCCATGCTGCACACCGACTTCCAAGCCCAATTTATCGACCAACTAGCTGACGCCTTGGTCATTCGCACCATTTTTGAGCATCTGCCCGAGATTTCATTTTTTGTGAAAGATTGCCAAGGCCGCATTGTGACGGTCAGCGATTCGGTGCTCGAGCGATTGGGGATGAAGCACGAGTCGGAGTTTGTGGGGCGGACCGATGCCGAGTTCTATCCCGCACATTTGGTGGCCGCCTACCTGGCGGACGACGCCTGGGTATTTCGAACCGGTAAGCCTCTCGTGAATCGACTGGAGATATGGCTCGATGAGAAGGGCAGGCCGGATTGGTCCCTAACGACGAAAGTCCCCTTGCTGGGAAAGAACGGCAAGGTGATTGGACTGATGGGAGTTTCTCGCCGGGATTTGAACCAAACGGTAGTCGATCCCAACAGTGTTGGTACGCAGGCGGTAGCTTACTTGCGGCAAAACCGGAATCGCGTCAGCACCACCGAGGAGCTTGCGAAAGGGATTTGCGTTTCGCAACGCACTCTCAACCGCAAAGTAAACCAAGAGCTTGGAATTTCTCCCTATGAACTCATCCTGCGAATTCGAGTTCAGGCCGCGGCAGAATCACTATTGAAAATAGGCGAGAGCATCAGCAGTATTGCACTCGCCCATGGATTTTGTGATCAGAGCCACTTCACTCAGCAGTTCCGTAAACGCGTGGGGATGACGCCCCGGCAGTTTCGGGTTGCCCACCGCGTCCCCGAAAATCGCCATTCCTAG